In the Hordeum vulgare subsp. vulgare chromosome 7H, MorexV3_pseudomolecules_assembly, whole genome shotgun sequence genome, one interval contains:
- the LOC123409304 gene encoding myricetin 3-O-rhamnoside 1,2-glucosyltransferase UGT709G2-like, which yields MDAGVHVLVFPWPRQGHINPMLHFATALVQAGVQVTFLHTEHNLRRIAQAPPPGLRLLSLPDGLPDDHPRSFLQLMESMCETGSAAYRALLMSLLSEASAPVTCVVADGNMPFAINIAEDLGVPALAFAGNSACSYLALLSVPKLVELGEIAFPADDPVCGVPGMEGFLRRRDLPRGLHCAEQGDGDPMVLKLAEVTARSCNAARALIINTAASMERQALAHIASRTSDVFAVGPLHARSRFAASASLWREDDGCMAWLDGHEDRSVVYVSLGSVAVITHQQFTEFLSGLAATGYAFLWVLRPDMVQTTSSALLREAVAAAKGGKGRVVEWAPQRDVLRHRAVGCFLTHAGWNSTLECAVEGVPMVCWPFFLDQLINSRFVGAVWRTGLDMKDVCDRGVVERTVREVMESDEIRGMAQAMSQQLRLDVMELGTSSSELERLVRFITELRASLAQSVKTD from the coding sequence ATGGACGCCGGTGTACACGTTCTCGTGTTCCCTTGGCCACGGCAGGGACACATAAACCCCATGCTCCATTTCGCCACCGCCCTCGTCCAAGCCGGCGTCCAAGTCACCTTCCTCCATACAGAGCACAACCTCCGCCGTATTGCCCAGGCGCCTCCGCCGGGCCTACGCTTGCTTTCCCTCCCCGACGGCCTTCCCGATGACCACCCCCGCAGCTTCTTGCAGCTGATGGAGTCCATGTGCGAGACTGGCAGCGCCGCGTACCGCGCCCTGCTCATGTCGCTTCTTTCCGAAGCCAGTGCGCCGGTGACATGCGTTGTCGCTGACGGCAACATGCCGTTCGCCATCAACATCGCCGAGGACCTCGGCGTCCCGGCGCTCGCCTTCGCCGGGAACAGCGCGTGCAGCTACCTGGCGCTCTTGTCTGTGCCCAAACTCGTCGAGCTCGGCGAGATCGCCTTCCCCGCGGACGACCCGGTGTGTGGCGTTCCGGGGATGGAGGGCTTCCTCCGGCGACGAGATCTTCCTCGTGGGCTCCACTGCGCTGAACAAGGCGATGGAGACCCCATGGTGCTCAAGCTTGCCGAGGTCACCGCCCGTAGCTGCAACGCCGCACGTGCGCTCATTATCAACACCGCCGCGTCCATGGAGCGGCAAGCGCTCGCCCACATCGCGTCGCGCACAAGCGACGTCTTCGCCGTAGGTCCACTGCACGCCAGGTCGAGGTTTGCCGCAAGCGCGAGCCTGTGGCGGGAGGACGATGGGTGCATGGCATGGCTGGACGGCCATGAGGACCGGTCCGTCGTGTACGTGAGCCTGGGGAGCGTCGCCGTGATCACGCACCAGCAGTTCACCGAGTTCCTCTCCGGCCTAGCAGCCACGGGGTACGCCTTCCTCTGGGTGCTCCGGCCGGACATGGTCCAGACGACCAGCTCCGCGCTCCTCCGAGAAGCCGTCGCGGCAGCAAAAGGAGGCAAGGGCCGCGTCGTCGAGTGGGCTCCCCAGCGGGACGTGTTGCGTCACCGGGCGGTCGGCTGCTTCCTaacacacgccggatggaactcgACGCTGGAGTGCGCCGTCGAGGGCGTGCCGATGGTGTGCTGGCCCTTCTTCCTCGACCAGCTGATCAACAGCCGCTTCGTGGGCGCCGTGTGGAGGACGGGGCTGGACATGAAGGACGTCTGTGATAGAGGTGTCGTGGAAAGGACGGTGAGAGAGGTCATGGAGTCTGACGAGATCAGGGGGATGGCACAAGCCATGTCGCAGCAGCTGAGGCTGGATGTGATGGAGTTAGGGACGTCGTCGTCCGAGCTGGAGCGGCTTGTCCGTTTCATCACCgagcttagagcatctctagcacagtCCGTAAAAACCGACTGA